A window from Sphingobium sp. EM0848 encodes these proteins:
- a CDS encoding DnaJ domain-containing protein, whose product MARSSRSNDWGFPRWRSYGASREAQQVRLCDRHGCDKPGDCPAPKSPNSRERWYFCTDHAAEYNRNWDYFQGLDREEREQREHAERRDAGGYQNSAYHGWGGPGDGSRSRDELHALKALDLEDDADFEAVKKSWRRLAKEYHPDVKPGDAQAAIRFQTIQAAYEVLRAAEERRTWKPREHAG is encoded by the coding sequence ATGGCAAGAAGCAGCCGATCAAATGACTGGGGCTTTCCCCGCTGGCGCAGCTATGGCGCATCGCGTGAGGCGCAACAGGTGCGTCTGTGCGATCGGCATGGCTGTGACAAGCCCGGTGACTGCCCCGCGCCCAAATCGCCCAACAGCCGGGAACGCTGGTATTTCTGTACCGATCATGCGGCGGAATATAACCGCAATTGGGACTATTTTCAGGGCCTCGACCGGGAGGAGCGCGAGCAGCGCGAACATGCCGAGCGTCGCGACGCGGGCGGATATCAGAACAGCGCCTATCATGGCTGGGGCGGTCCTGGCGATGGCAGCCGATCGCGCGATGAACTGCATGCGCTGAAGGCGCTGGACCTTGAGGATGACGCGGATTTCGAAGCGGTGAAGAAGAGCTGGCGCCGCCTCGCCAAGGAATATCACCCCGATGTGAAGCCGGGCGACGCGCAGGCCGCTATCCGTTTCCAGACGATCCAGGCCGCCTATGAAGTGCTGCGTGCGGCCGAGGAACGCCGGACCTGGAAACCGCGGGAGCATGCCGGTTGA
- the mscL gene encoding large conductance mechanosensitive channel protein MscL has protein sequence MGLISEFKTFISRGNVMDLAVGVIIGGAFATITKSLTDDLIMPVVGYVFGGADFSRYFIRLGDLPAGFKGNPESYADLKAAGVAMFGWGEFLTVFVNFLILAFIIFLLIKAVNKLMPKPEEAPAATPEDVLLLREIRDSLKK, from the coding sequence ATGGGGCTGATATCCGAATTCAAGACCTTCATCAGCCGTGGCAATGTCATGGATCTGGCCGTCGGCGTCATCATCGGCGGCGCCTTCGCCACCATCACCAAATCGCTGACCGACGACCTGATCATGCCGGTGGTCGGCTATGTTTTCGGCGGCGCGGATTTTTCGCGCTACTTCATCCGGCTGGGCGATCTGCCCGCAGGATTCAAGGGCAATCCGGAAAGCTATGCGGACCTGAAGGCCGCTGGCGTCGCCATGTTCGGCTGGGGTGAGTTTCTGACGGTGTTCGTCAATTTCCTGATTTTGGCCTTCATCATCTTCCTGCTGATCAAGGCCGTGAACAAGCTGATGCCCAAGCCGGAAGAGGCGCCAGCCGCTACGCCGGAAGACGTGCTCCTGCTGCGCGAAATCCGGGATAGCCTTAAAAAATAA
- a CDS encoding chemotaxis protein CheW, with translation MNRLYLLARLAGVRVAIETREVEAVVKLTDISPVPGMGAHVAGLSALRSRVLTVIDVAALIRGEPTPAEERGFAVIADIAGHSYGLMVDAVYDICQVPEGELPLRGQLDPAWLPHARGLVEHEGQPHLLVSLAGFIEAGAMAHAA, from the coding sequence ATGAACCGGCTCTATCTTCTTGCCCGGCTGGCCGGCGTGCGCGTCGCCATCGAAACCCGTGAGGTCGAGGCAGTCGTGAAGCTGACCGACATATCGCCCGTGCCGGGGATGGGCGCGCATGTCGCGGGCCTTTCCGCTTTGCGCAGCCGGGTGCTGACGGTCATCGACGTCGCTGCGCTGATTCGGGGGGAGCCGACGCCCGCCGAGGAACGGGGCTTCGCGGTGATCGCGGACATTGCCGGGCACAGCTATGGGCTGATGGTCGATGCGGTCTACGACATCTGTCAGGTGCCGGAAGGAGAATTGCCGTTGCGGGGGCAGCTCGATCCCGCATGGCTGCCCCATGCGCGGGGCTTGGTCGAACATGAGGGGCAGCCCCATCTGCTGGTGTCGTTGGCCGGTTTCATCGAGGCGGGCGCGATGGCGCACGCGGCATGA
- the ispZ gene encoding septation protein IspZ, whose product MPADAKKPAHGGNLSLALDFGPLLVFFLSYKGAGWLWGPGNPITAMTFGTAAFMAAIVIAVIISKVKLGRVSPMLWLSALLILFFGGLTIYFRDQSFIQIKPTIIYAFFALMLFAGLMRGKPLLKYLLQAAYDGLTEEGWRKLSRNWAFFFVFMAVANEVMRRTMSFDGWLAVKVWGVTIVSVVFAGANIPMLMRHGLTLGDKLDSEEIGETTPPQG is encoded by the coding sequence ATGCCCGCTGACGCCAAGAAACCCGCCCATGGCGGCAATTTGAGCCTCGCGCTCGATTTCGGTCCGCTGCTGGTCTTTTTCCTGAGCTACAAGGGCGCGGGCTGGCTCTGGGGGCCGGGCAATCCGATCACCGCCATGACCTTCGGCACCGCCGCCTTCATGGCCGCGATCGTCATCGCCGTCATCATCTCCAAGGTGAAGCTGGGCCGCGTGTCCCCCATGCTGTGGCTCTCCGCGCTGCTGATCCTCTTTTTCGGCGGCCTCACCATCTATTTCCGCGACCAGAGCTTCATCCAGATCAAGCCGACCATCATCTACGCCTTCTTCGCGCTGATGCTGTTCGCCGGGCTGATGCGGGGCAAGCCGCTGCTCAAATATCTGCTTCAGGCCGCCTATGACGGGCTGACGGAGGAAGGCTGGCGCAAATTGTCGCGCAACTGGGCCTTTTTCTTCGTCTTCATGGCCGTTGCCAATGAAGTGATGCGCCGGACGATGAGCTTCGACGGCTGGCTGGCGGTCAAGGTCTGGGGCGTGACCATCGTGTCGGTCGTCTTTGCGGGCGCCAATATCCCGATGCTGATGCGCCACGGCCTCACCCTTGGGGACAAGCTCGACAGTGAAGAGATTGGCGAAACCACCCCGCCCCAAGGCTGA
- the ftsY gene encoding signal recognition particle-docking protein FtsY: MAETSWRDRLFGGLKRTSDRLGENLTGLFTKAALDEQTLDEIEEALIVSDLGPAMAARVRDRLSEGRYNRELTEEYLREIIAEEIEKVLAPVARPLEIEAFPRPQVILVIGVNGSGKTTTIAKLANLFLEQDYGVMLAAGDTFRAAAIGQLKVWAERLGIPIVAGKEGGDAAGIVFDAVKQATATGIDVLIVDTAGRLQNKTELMDELAKIRRVLGRLNPAAPHDVVLVLDATTGQNALSQIEVFKEFAQVTGLVMTKLDGTARGGVLVAAAEKYRLPIHAIGVGEKIADLRPFDPGDMARAIAGTAYAR, encoded by the coding sequence ATGGCTGAAACATCCTGGCGCGATCGCCTCTTCGGCGGCCTCAAGCGCACTTCCGACAGACTCGGCGAGAATCTCACCGGCCTCTTCACCAAGGCCGCGCTCGACGAACAGACTTTGGACGAGATCGAGGAAGCGCTGATCGTCAGCGACCTTGGCCCCGCCATGGCTGCCCGCGTGCGCGACCGCCTGTCCGAAGGCCGCTACAACCGCGAACTGACCGAGGAATATCTGCGCGAGATCATCGCGGAGGAGATCGAGAAGGTCCTCGCCCCCGTCGCCCGCCCGCTGGAGATCGAGGCCTTCCCCCGCCCGCAGGTCATCCTTGTCATCGGCGTCAACGGCTCCGGCAAGACCACCACCATCGCCAAGCTCGCCAACCTCTTCCTCGAACAGGATTATGGCGTGATGCTGGCGGCCGGCGACACGTTCCGCGCCGCCGCCATCGGGCAATTGAAGGTCTGGGCCGAACGGCTGGGCATCCCCATCGTCGCGGGCAAGGAAGGCGGCGACGCGGCGGGCATCGTCTTCGATGCGGTGAAGCAGGCCACCGCCACCGGCATCGACGTGCTGATCGTGGACACGGCGGGCCGCCTTCAGAACAAGACCGAGCTGATGGACGAGCTGGCGAAGATTCGCCGCGTCCTCGGCCGGTTGAACCCGGCGGCGCCGCATGACGTTGTTCTGGTGCTGGATGCTACCACAGGACAGAATGCGTTGAGCCAGATCGAGGTGTTCAAGGAATTTGCGCAGGTGACGGGCCTGGTCATGACCAAGCTGGACGGCACGGCGCGCGGCGGCGTGCTGGTCGCGGCGGCGGAAAAATATCGCCTGCCCATCCATGCCATCGGCGTGGGGGAGAAGATCGCGGACCTGCGCCCCTTCGATCCGGGCGACATGGCGCGCGCCATTGCAGGAACCGCTTATGCCCGCTGA
- a CDS encoding hemerythrin domain-containing protein, giving the protein MNLDELQRQHVEIEALAARFRQAIADDSSPQRLGTLRWQFARQLMAHLALEDRILYPNMQRHTHARLRDTAARLEIEMAPIAQRFSTYMSRWSDDRIAREWPDFCRESRDMLGLVLNRIEKEERLLMPLLTEARLIESPRIRLAG; this is encoded by the coding sequence ATGAACCTCGACGAATTGCAAAGACAGCATGTCGAGATCGAGGCCTTGGCAGCCCGGTTCCGACAGGCGATTGCGGATGACAGCAGCCCGCAAAGGCTGGGCACGCTGCGCTGGCAATTCGCGCGGCAACTGATGGCGCATCTGGCGCTGGAAGACCGGATTCTCTACCCCAATATGCAGCGGCACACCCATGCCCGGCTGCGCGATACGGCGGCGCGACTCGAAATCGAAATGGCCCCCATCGCCCAACGCTTTTCCACCTATATGTCCCGCTGGAGCGACGATCGGATTGCGCGGGAATGGCCGGATTTCTGCCGCGAAAGTCGGGACATGCTCGGCCTCGTCCTCAATCGCATCGAGAAGGAAGAACGGCTGCTGATGCCGCTGCTCACCGAGGCCAGACTGATCGAATCGCCGCGCATCAGGCTGGCGGGTTGA
- a CDS encoding LemA family protein: protein MTILRHLRLFLLPLLGAFALSACGINSVPAAEEVAKAKWADVQAQYQRRANLVGNLVATVKAAGKQEQDTLVKVTEARAKATSVQVNAEDLSDPAKVQQFQQAQAQLSQGLGRLLASVEAYPDLKTNQNFLDLQSQLEGTENRIAVAIRDYNEAVRAYNTRIRTFPDAIGAKIIHGAKPMTPFQATTPGAEEAPKVDFGN from the coding sequence ATGACGATCCTGCGCCACCTCCGTTTATTTCTCCTGCCGCTTCTGGGCGCTTTCGCTCTGTCTGCCTGCGGCATCAACAGCGTCCCTGCCGCCGAGGAAGTCGCCAAGGCCAAATGGGCCGACGTGCAGGCGCAATATCAGCGCCGCGCGAATCTGGTCGGCAATCTCGTCGCCACGGTGAAAGCCGCAGGCAAGCAGGAGCAGGATACATTGGTCAAGGTGACGGAGGCCCGCGCCAAGGCGACGTCGGTGCAGGTCAATGCGGAGGATCTGTCCGACCCCGCCAAGGTGCAGCAGTTCCAGCAGGCGCAAGCGCAGCTTTCGCAGGGCCTTGGCCGCCTGCTCGCCTCGGTTGAGGCTTATCCCGACCTCAAGACCAACCAGAATTTCCTCGACCTGCAATCGCAGCTGGAGGGGACGGAAAACCGCATCGCCGTCGCCATCCGCGACTATAATGAAGCGGTGCGCGCCTATAATACCCGCATCCGCACCTTCCCCGACGCGATCGGCGCGAAGATCATCCACGGCGCGAAGCCGATGACTCCGTTCCAGGCCACCACGCCCGGCGCGGAAGAAGCGCCGAAGGTCGACTTCGGCAACTGA
- a CDS encoding superoxide dismutase — protein sequence MAFVLPDLPYAKDAFGDILSAETFDYHHGKHHNAYVVKANELVAADASLQGKSLVELIESSKGGLFNQVGQIWNHTFYWKSLSPAKTAPSGDLLAKINEAFGSVDALVEKLKAEAVGHFASGWAALILKDGKLEVTSYHDADTPVAHEGHAPLLILDVWEHAYYIDYRNARPNYADRILKEAINWDFAAQNLDGQGVSRADQPA from the coding sequence ATGGCCTTTGTTCTTCCCGATCTGCCCTATGCCAAGGATGCATTTGGCGACATTCTTTCCGCCGAAACCTTCGACTATCATCATGGCAAGCATCACAATGCCTATGTGGTGAAGGCCAATGAACTGGTCGCCGCCGACGCCTCGCTTCAGGGCAAGTCGCTGGTCGAGCTGATCGAGTCGAGCAAGGGCGGCCTCTTCAACCAGGTCGGCCAGATCTGGAACCACACTTTCTACTGGAAGTCGCTCTCGCCCGCGAAGACGGCGCCCAGCGGCGACCTGCTGGCCAAGATCAACGAGGCTTTCGGATCGGTCGACGCGCTGGTCGAAAAGCTGAAGGCGGAGGCCGTGGGCCACTTCGCCAGCGGCTGGGCCGCGCTGATCCTGAAGGACGGCAAGCTCGAAGTCACCAGCTATCATGACGCCGACACGCCGGTCGCGCATGAAGGCCACGCGCCGCTGCTGATCCTCGATGTGTGGGAACATGCTTATTATATCGATTATCGCAACGCCCGCCCGAACTATGCCGACCGCATCCTGAAGGAAGCGATCAACTGGGACTTCGCCGCCCAGAATCTGGACGGTCAGGGCGTCAGCCGCGCCGACCAGCCGGCCTGA
- a CDS encoding chemotaxis protein CheA, which translates to MDELLQEFISETQETLEALAGEVVAWEADPTDRARLDAIFRFFHTVKGSCGFLNLPRFERLSHAAEDVLAEIRADKRSADAATVSAVLGIMDRIAELAEAVAIGAALPHENDDYLIAALMERDEGVAGTSQVESAEPATPVAVARQGHGQAAPRTIRLPLSLIDQLMNGVSDMVLARNELSRKLRERTGDPELESAFERLSTCVADMRDAISKTRMQRVDRLFTAIPRMVRDLGRDLSKRIDLTLEGGDVEMDREMVEMVVDPLTHIVRNSIDHGIEAPEKRRALGKPEAGKLKLEARQSGNQIVIEISDDGQGIDTGRLVSKAIAAGRLTPEAAMRMSEAEKLDLIFHPGLSTAHQVTAISGRGVGMDVVRANVERIGGVIALDNRPGRGLTIMLRVPLTLTIIPGLIVRAGGLHFAIPRAAVVEILHDNNETLAIAEVGGAKIATIRSVRHSMIDLEDVLGMEKPEQIGPRAIMVVRSATGVPFAMGVSAVDNHEELVIRPASPLVMATGVYAGMTLPDNGKPMLLLDAAGLANAARLPNILDDRAARQAVEAEEVQGGIEMVPALRFEELSGERRLLKLSLIERVEDVDTHLFGRSGACSYVRLDGRLVPVANGHHGFSGDKVAALRLRDGAREACYPVAAVLDIVDMPAVPDMVAMHGMLSGVAVIDGEHLEVINPFALFASLPDEAIMEKRGGRCLLADSEDGWTREILAPLLRQAGHEVLLGLPSDAAVDPQDVVLFTGADLSETGELLGCRVVHLRATPRPSGPQDSSIYRYDQDALMAAVAGSRG; encoded by the coding sequence ATGGACGAGTTACTCCAGGAATTCATATCCGAAACACAGGAAACGCTGGAAGCGCTGGCCGGAGAGGTCGTCGCCTGGGAAGCCGATCCGACGGATCGTGCCCGGCTGGATGCCATTTTCCGCTTCTTCCACACGGTCAAGGGGAGCTGCGGTTTCCTGAATCTGCCGCGCTTCGAGCGGTTGAGCCACGCCGCCGAAGATGTGCTGGCCGAGATTCGTGCCGACAAGCGCAGCGCCGACGCCGCCACCGTGAGCGCCGTGCTGGGCATCATGGACCGCATTGCCGAACTGGCCGAGGCGGTCGCGATCGGCGCGGCCCTGCCGCATGAAAATGACGACTATCTGATTGCCGCGCTGATGGAGAGGGACGAGGGCGTTGCCGGAACCTCCCAGGTCGAGAGCGCCGAACCCGCAACGCCGGTCGCCGTCGCCCGCCAGGGTCATGGCCAGGCCGCGCCCCGGACCATTCGCCTGCCGCTGTCGCTGATCGACCAGCTGATGAACGGCGTGTCGGACATGGTGCTGGCTCGTAACGAGCTGTCCCGCAAGCTGCGCGAGCGGACCGGCGACCCGGAGCTGGAAAGCGCGTTCGAGCGGCTGTCGACCTGCGTGGCCGACATGCGCGACGCCATTTCCAAGACGCGGATGCAGCGCGTCGACCGGCTGTTCACCGCCATTCCGCGCATGGTCCGCGATCTGGGGCGGGACCTCAGCAAGCGCATCGATCTCACGCTGGAAGGCGGCGATGTCGAGATGGATCGCGAAATGGTCGAGATGGTGGTCGATCCGCTGACCCACATCGTCCGCAACAGCATCGATCATGGCATCGAAGCGCCGGAAAAGCGTCGCGCGCTGGGCAAGCCCGAGGCGGGGAAGCTGAAGCTGGAGGCGCGCCAGTCGGGCAACCAGATCGTCATCGAGATTTCCGATGACGGGCAGGGCATCGACACGGGCCGGCTGGTGAGCAAGGCGATCGCCGCGGGCAGGCTGACGCCGGAAGCGGCGATGCGCATGAGCGAGGCGGAGAAGCTGGACCTCATCTTCCATCCCGGCCTGTCGACCGCCCATCAGGTCACGGCCATTTCCGGGCGCGGCGTCGGCATGGACGTGGTCCGCGCCAATGTGGAGCGGATCGGCGGGGTCATCGCGCTCGACAACCGGCCGGGCCGCGGCCTGACGATCATGCTGCGCGTGCCGCTGACACTGACCATCATTCCGGGCCTGATCGTGCGGGCAGGGGGCCTGCATTTCGCCATTCCGCGCGCGGCGGTGGTGGAGATACTGCACGATAACAATGAGACGCTGGCCATTGCCGAAGTGGGCGGCGCCAAGATCGCCACCATCCGTTCGGTCCGTCATTCGATGATCGATCTGGAGGATGTGCTGGGCATGGAAAAGCCCGAGCAGATCGGTCCGCGCGCCATCATGGTCGTGCGATCGGCCACCGGCGTGCCCTTTGCCATGGGGGTGTCGGCGGTCGACAATCATGAGGAACTGGTGATCCGCCCCGCCTCGCCGCTGGTGATGGCGACGGGGGTCTATGCGGGCATGACCCTGCCCGACAATGGCAAGCCGATGCTGCTGTTGGATGCGGCGGGCCTCGCCAATGCGGCGCGCCTGCCCAATATTCTTGATGACCGCGCCGCCCGGCAGGCCGTGGAGGCGGAGGAGGTGCAGGGTGGCATCGAGATGGTGCCAGCCCTGCGGTTCGAGGAATTGTCGGGCGAGCGCCGGCTGCTCAAACTGTCGCTGATCGAGCGGGTCGAGGATGTCGATACGCATCTGTTCGGCCGGTCGGGCGCGTGCAGCTATGTCCGTCTGGACGGGCGTCTGGTGCCGGTCGCCAATGGCCATCATGGCTTCTCCGGGGACAAGGTTGCGGCGTTGCGCCTGCGCGACGGCGCGCGGGAGGCCTGCTATCCGGTCGCGGCGGTCCTCGATATCGTGGACATGCCCGCCGTGCCCGACATGGTGGCGATGCACGGCATGCTGAGCGGCGTGGCGGTGATCGATGGCGAGCATCTGGAGGTCATCAATCCCTTCGCCCTGTTCGCGTCGTTGCCGGATGAGGCAATCATGGAAAAGCGCGGCGGCCGGTGCCTGCTGGCCGACAGCGAGGATGGCTGGACCCGCGAGATACTGGCGCCACTGTTGCGGCAGGCAGGGCATGAGGTGTTGCTGGGCCTGCCGTCCGACGCGGCGGTCGATCCGCAGGACGTGGTGCTGTTCACGGGCGCCGACCTTTCGGAGACGGGCGAACTGCTGGGTTGCCGCGTCGTCCATCTGCGCGCCACGCCCCGACCCAGCGGGCCGCAGGACAGCAGCATCTATCGCTATGACCAGGACGCGCTGATGGCGGCGGTGGCCGGATCACGCGGATAA
- a CDS encoding protein-glutamate O-methyltransferase CheR — translation MALSPSSGSAASNSSSSSSAARILSGLLEARTGQILSENRAWRMETALKPVLRSHGLPDMDALAARLITRKDAALEGAVVNALLNNESSFFRDLQIFDMIHRQILPQIHARRTDRTLRIWSAGCSTGQEAYSIAIQLSNDMARWRGWKIEILATDISTAAIDQAKAGIFTQMDVQRGLAVGDLIKWFEPSGDDWCVNPTLRQMIDFRTDNLFDHRAPTGEYDLLLCRNVLLYFTPERRQRVLRLLATHSHARSVLLLGAGETVIGHGDDFAPHPEFRGSYGRRIEAPVQAEASLRRAL, via the coding sequence ATGGCATTGTCTCCCTCGTCCGGTTCGGCTGCTTCCAATTCTTCCTCTTCATCCAGCGCCGCCCGCATCCTGTCGGGCCTGCTGGAAGCGCGCACCGGGCAGATCCTTTCGGAAAATCGCGCCTGGCGGATGGAAACGGCGCTGAAGCCCGTGCTGCGCAGCCATGGCTTGCCGGATATGGATGCCCTGGCCGCGCGATTGATCACGCGCAAGGACGCGGCGCTGGAAGGGGCGGTGGTCAATGCGCTGCTCAACAATGAGAGCAGCTTTTTCCGCGATCTCCAGATTTTCGACATGATCCATCGTCAGATCCTGCCGCAAATTCATGCGCGGCGGACCGACCGGACGCTGCGCATCTGGAGCGCGGGCTGCTCGACGGGGCAGGAGGCTTATTCGATCGCGATCCAGCTAAGCAATGACATGGCGCGCTGGCGCGGCTGGAAGATCGAGATATTGGCGACGGATATTTCCACCGCCGCCATAGATCAGGCGAAGGCGGGCATTTTCACCCAGATGGATGTGCAGCGCGGACTGGCGGTCGGCGATCTCATCAAATGGTTCGAACCGTCGGGGGACGATTGGTGCGTCAACCCCACGTTGCGGCAGATGATCGATTTCCGGACCGATAATCTGTTCGATCACCGCGCGCCCACGGGCGAATATGATCTTCTGCTCTGCCGCAATGTGCTGCTCTATTTTACGCCGGAGCGCCGTCAGAGGGTCCTGCGTCTGCTGGCCACGCACAGTCATGCGCGCTCCGTCCTGCTGCTGGGTGCGGGCGAAACGGTGATCGGCCATGGCGATGATTTCGCGCCGCATCCCGAATTTCGCGGCAGCTACGGCCGACGGATCGAGGCGCCCGTACAGGCCGAAGCTTCACTCCGCCGGGCGCTCTGA
- a CDS encoding N-acetylmuramoyl-L-alanine amidase — protein MTDFPMIDTPSPNFDERSLPISMLVLHYTGMVDAATAINWLASPESKVSAHYVVTEDGQVIRMVDEDKRAWHAGRAHWRGIDDINSASIGIEIVNPGHEWGYRPFPDAQMGSLIPLIHQIVQRHKITRGNIVGHSDVAPARKQDPGELFPWGQLARLRLALPRPTKNLMDPHWSDGGFMLALERFGYDIAEPQAAVVAFQRRFRPELIDGIIDGECRAILLALLLPKPRGDD, from the coding sequence ATGACCGACTTTCCGATGATCGATACGCCGTCACCCAATTTCGACGAGCGAAGCCTGCCCATATCGATGCTGGTGCTGCACTATACCGGAATGGTGGATGCGGCGACCGCGATCAACTGGCTCGCCAGCCCGGAATCGAAGGTGTCCGCCCATTATGTCGTGACCGAGGATGGGCAGGTCATCCGCATGGTCGATGAGGACAAGCGCGCCTGGCATGCCGGCCGCGCGCATTGGCGGGGGATTGACGACATCAATTCGGCCAGCATCGGCATAGAGATCGTCAATCCGGGCCATGAATGGGGCTATCGGCCCTTCCCGGATGCGCAGATGGGGTCGCTGATCCCGCTGATCCACCAGATCGTCCAGCGCCACAAGATCACGCGGGGCAATATTGTCGGGCATAGCGATGTCGCCCCCGCGCGCAAGCAGGACCCCGGCGAGCTTTTCCCCTGGGGGCAGCTTGCCCGGCTGCGGCTGGCTTTGCCGCGTCCGACCAAGAATCTGATGGACCCGCATTGGAGCGACGGCGGATTCATGCTGGCGCTGGAGCGCTTCGGCTATGACATTGCCGAACCGCAGGCGGCGGTGGTCGCGTTCCAGCGGCGCTTCCGCCCCGAACTGATCGACGGGATCATCGATGGCGAATGTCGGGCGATTTTGCTCGCCTTGCTGCTGCCGAAACCTCGCGGAGACGATTAA
- a CDS encoding (2Fe-2S) ferredoxin domain-containing protein: METAGACRLKHLVRSNWDHVVLVCRKCSKKLDGGFGRDGEERLAKALRRHLSLKKGRKASAGIIEVNCLGVCPKGAVTVVNGAQARDWLLVRPGADLDELSGALDLILTKANLNPPA; the protein is encoded by the coding sequence CTGGAAACCGCGGGAGCATGCCGGTTGAAGCATCTGGTCCGTTCGAATTGGGATCATGTGGTGCTCGTCTGCCGCAAATGTTCGAAAAAGCTCGATGGTGGTTTTGGCCGCGATGGCGAGGAGCGGCTGGCCAAGGCGTTACGCCGCCATCTGTCGTTGAAGAAGGGGCGCAAGGCTTCGGCGGGCATTATCGAGGTCAACTGCCTTGGCGTCTGTCCCAAGGGCGCGGTGACGGTCGTCAACGGCGCGCAGGCCCGTGACTGGTTGCTGGTGCGGCCGGGCGCCGATCTGGATGAACTGTCCGGGGCGCTGGACCTGATCCTGACGAAAGCGAATCTCAACCCGCCAGCCTGA
- a CDS encoding response regulator: MKNCLVVDDSKVIRKVARHILESLDLAVSEAVDGRDALTQCEASVPDVVLLDWNMPVMSGMEFLQALSSAKLTARPKIIFCTTENGIGHIKAAVEAGADEYVMKPFDRETLESKLSIVGVI, translated from the coding sequence ATGAAAAACTGCCTGGTTGTCGATGATTCGAAAGTCATAAGAAAGGTTGCGCGCCACATATTGGAATCATTGGATTTGGCGGTCAGTGAAGCGGTCGACGGCCGCGATGCCCTGACCCAGTGCGAAGCCTCTGTGCCCGATGTCGTGCTGCTGGACTGGAACATGCCGGTGATGAGCGGGATGGAATTCCTCCAGGCCCTGTCCAGCGCCAAGCTGACGGCCCGGCCCAAGATCATCTTCTGCACCACTGAAAACGGCATTGGCCATATCAAGGCCGCCGTGGAAGCGGGCGCGGACGAATATGTGATGAAGCCGTTCGATCGTGAAACGCTGGAAAGCAAATTGTCGATCGTCGGCGTGATCTGA
- a CDS encoding chemotaxis protein CheB codes for MTVLVPIMASNRSEDRAVRTLIVDDSVVVRTVIERILNMDAGFSVIHKTNSAEHALGYLSENAVDLVLLDIELPGQSGLMALPAILRTSPDAKVVILSGNCEEGSAAAVEALALGASDILAKPGSGSFGEHFPQALIERLSRLFSGEAPPVVVRPVARVEAGQAEQPLACLGIGASTGGIHALGQLFAGLTAPLGVPILLTQHLPASFTYYFAQQLGRMTSLKVKVAEQGESLASDIVYVAPGDANLQLRRALHGRVSVLLNPQRTPAGNLPGVDPMFSSMAQAYGAGAAGVVLTGMGRDGTAGARDIVAAGGWIVAQDAASSVVWGMPGSIAGEGLNCALLEPHAIMDFVARRGKNRN; via the coding sequence ATGACCGTCCTTGTGCCGATCATGGCCAGCAACCGGAGCGAAGACAGGGCGGTACGCACCCTGATCGTCGACGATTCGGTCGTGGTCCGAACGGTGATCGAACGGATCTTGAACATGGATGCGGGCTTTTCCGTCATCCACAAGACGAATAGCGCCGAACATGCGCTGGGCTATCTGAGCGAGAATGCGGTCGACCTCGTGCTGCTCGATATCGAGTTGCCCGGTCAGAGCGGCCTGATGGCGCTGCCCGCCATCCTGCGGACCAGCCCCGATGCCAAGGTCGTGATCCTGTCCGGCAATTGCGAGGAGGGGAGTGCTGCCGCGGTCGAGGCGCTGGCGCTCGGGGCGAGCGACATCCTTGCCAAGCCGGGCAGCGGCAGCTTTGGTGAACATTTTCCGCAAGCCCTGATCGAACGGCTCTCCCGCTTGTTCAGCGGGGAGGCGCCGCCGGTTGTCGTTCGTCCCGTCGCGCGGGTCGAGGCAGGGCAGGCGGAGCAGCCTCTGGCCTGCCTTGGCATTGGCGCATCGACCGGGGGCATCCATGCTCTGGGGCAATTGTTCGCGGGCCTGACCGCGCCATTGGGCGTGCCGATCCTGCTGACCCAGCATCTTCCGGCCAGTTTCACCTATTATTTCGCCCAGCAATTGGGACGCATGACCAGCCTGAAGGTCAAGGTGGCCGAGCAGGGCGAATCGCTGGCGTCCGACATCGTCTATGTCGCGCCGGGCGATGCCAATCTCCAGTTGCGGCGGGCGCTGCATGGACGGGTGTCCGTGCTGCTCAATCCGCAGCGCACCCCGGCAGGCAATCTGCCGGGCGTCGACCCGATGTTTTCCAGCATGGCGCAGGCCTATGGGGCGGGCGCGGCGGGCGTGGTTCTGACCGGCATGGGCCGCGACGGCACGGCCGGCGCGCGGGACATCGTGGCGGCGGGCGGCTGGATCGTGGCGCAGGATGCGGCGAGCAGCGTCGTCTGGGGAATGCCCGGATCGATCGCGGGCGAAGGCCTGAACTGCGCATTGTTGGAACCCCATGCGATCATGGATTTCGTGGCACGACGAGGAAAGAACAGAAACTGA